The following are encoded together in the Vigna angularis cultivar LongXiaoDou No.4 chromosome 9, ASM1680809v1, whole genome shotgun sequence genome:
- the LOC108346540 gene encoding S-protein homolog 29 encodes MAQSEREVDGILGSKKTVRVENDLTNGISVFLHCKSRDDDLGEHVLENGQYQEWRFRNNIAHSTLFWCAMRASNVQSSFDVYSYKADNAVCDQCNRSLRNDGLYFYNQFENKWEKKLSWNIQAF; translated from the coding sequence ATGGCGCAAAGTGAAAGAGAAGTTGATGGGATTTTGGGTTCAAAGAAAACAGTTCGTGTTGAAAATGATTTGACAAATGGAATTTCTGTGTTTCTCCATTGCAAATCGAGGGATGATGATCTTGGAGAACATGTTCTTGAGAATGGACAGTATCAAGAATGGCGTTTCAGAAATAACATTGCTCACAGCACTCTTTTCTGGTGTGCCATGCGAGCATCCAATGTTCAAAGCAGTTTTGATGTTTATAGTTACAAAGCTGACAATGCTGTGTGTGACCAATGTAACAGAAGTTTGAGAAATGATGGATTGTATTTCTATAATCAGTTCGAAAACAAATGGGAGAAGAAACTCTCATGGAATATCCAAGCTTTCTGA